From the genome of Staphylococcus haemolyticus, one region includes:
- a CDS encoding SDR family oxidoreductase, giving the protein MNLLEFHKQIKGYTQNRQPGTERDMDPRPISELNEYKAAGKLQGKVALITGGDSGIGRSVAILFAKEGANVAIGYYDEHEDAEETVNRLKEIGVKAKAYAHDLKDAQQSKDLVQQVVQEFGGLNILVNNGAVQYPQDSFMDITPEQFKDTFETNIFGMFFLSQAAVPYLSDNDTIINTTSVTAYRGSGHLIDYASTKGAIVSFTRSLATTLMEKNIRVNGVAPGPIYTPLIPATFDEDKVENQGGNTPMGRRGQPAELAPAYVFLATNADSSYITGQIIHVNGGDYITT; this is encoded by the coding sequence ATGAATCTATTAGAATTCCATAAACAAATTAAAGGTTATACTCAAAATCGTCAACCAGGAACAGAGAGAGACATGGATCCTAGACCCATTTCAGAACTAAATGAATATAAAGCAGCTGGTAAATTGCAAGGTAAAGTTGCATTAATTACTGGTGGTGACTCAGGGATTGGTCGCTCTGTTGCGATCTTATTTGCAAAAGAGGGCGCTAATGTAGCTATTGGTTATTATGATGAGCATGAAGATGCAGAGGAAACTGTTAATCGTCTTAAAGAGATTGGCGTAAAGGCTAAAGCATATGCCCATGATTTAAAAGATGCACAACAATCTAAAGATTTAGTGCAACAAGTTGTTCAAGAATTTGGTGGTCTAAATATTCTAGTCAATAATGGTGCGGTCCAATATCCTCAAGATAGTTTCATGGATATTACGCCTGAACAATTTAAAGATACATTCGAAACAAATATATTTGGCATGTTCTTCTTATCACAAGCTGCCGTTCCATATCTAAGTGACAACGATACAATTATTAATACGACAAGTGTGACGGCATATCGTGGTTCTGGTCATTTAATTGATTACGCTTCAACTAAAGGTGCGATTGTTTCGTTTACACGTTCACTAGCAACCACACTAATGGAGAAAAATATTCGAGTTAACGGTGTGGCACCTGGTCCAATTTATACACCACTCATTCCGGCTACTTTTGATGAAGACAAAGTAGAAAATCAAGGTGGCAACACACCAATGGGTAGACGTGGACAACCAGCAGAACTTGCGCCAGCTTATGTATTTCTTGCTACAAATGCGGATAGTTCTTACATCACTGGTCAAATCATCCATGTTAATGGTGGAGACTATATTACAACTTAA
- a CDS encoding heavy metal translocating P-type ATPase — translation MSNKQNATLNITGMTCAACSNRIEKRLNKMDNVKAQVNLTTEKATIEYDTNDYAINDFVTTVQKLGYDVVIDKAELDITGMTCAACSNRIEKVLNKAPGVKDATVNLTTEQAMVTYYPGQTDLDTLIGRIRNLGYDAQPKQSEEDQATRKQQELKHKRNKLMISTILSLPLLMTMLVHLFNMHLPDILMNPWFQFILATPIQFIIGWQFYVGAYKNLRNGGFNMDVLVALGTSAAYFYSIYEMIKWFSGATNMPHLYFETSAVLITLILFGKYLEARAKSQTTNALSELLNLQAKEARLIDDNGMEKMVPLNQVNVDDILLIKPGEKIPVDGQIIKGETAIDESMLTGESMPVDKHVDDVVIGSTMNTNGVITIMATKVGKDTALSNIIKVVEEAQSSKAPIQRLADIISGYFVPIVIAIALLTFLIWITLVHPGQFEDALVAAISVLVIACPCALGLATPTSIMVGTGRAAENGILFKGGEYVERTNQVDTVVFDKTGTLTHGKPEVTYFEGDKDTLTLVASAENNSEHPLATAIVNYAKQHKVNLVNVTNYQTLPGHGIQAIIDDSMLFVGNQKLMLDHQINIQSIKQKMKQMEAEGHTVMLIAYDGELRGMIAVADTVKASAKEAIQQLSSMNIRTVMLTGDNERTAKAIAKEVGIDQVIAGVLPEDKAHHITQLQEQKHNVAMVGDGINDAPALVKADIGIAMGTGTEVAIEAADITILGGDIQLVPKAIHASHKTIRNIKQNLFWAFGYNIAGIPIAAMGLLAPWIAGAAMALSSVSVVSNALRLKRMKL, via the coding sequence ATGAGCAATAAACAAAATGCCACATTGAACATTACTGGTATGACTTGTGCAGCTTGCTCGAATCGTATTGAAAAGCGCTTAAATAAAATGGATAACGTAAAAGCACAAGTTAATTTGACAACGGAAAAAGCAACGATTGAATATGATACTAATGACTATGCAATAAATGACTTTGTTACAACGGTTCAAAAGCTTGGGTATGATGTTGTCATTGACAAAGCTGAGTTAGACATTACTGGTATGACCTGCGCAGCATGTTCAAATCGTATAGAGAAAGTATTAAATAAAGCACCAGGTGTTAAAGATGCGACAGTTAATTTAACAACTGAACAAGCAATGGTAACGTATTATCCTGGACAAACGGATTTAGATACCTTAATTGGACGAATCAGAAACTTAGGTTACGACGCACAGCCTAAACAATCCGAAGAAGATCAAGCAACACGTAAACAACAAGAACTTAAGCATAAGCGAAATAAATTAATGATCTCTACTATTCTGTCATTACCTCTATTAATGACAATGCTCGTCCATCTCTTTAATATGCATTTACCAGATATCTTAATGAATCCTTGGTTCCAATTTATCCTTGCGACACCAATCCAATTTATCATTGGTTGGCAATTTTATGTTGGCGCTTATAAGAACTTGCGCAACGGTGGCTTTAATATGGATGTGCTCGTTGCATTAGGTACTAGTGCTGCATACTTTTACAGTATTTATGAAATGATCAAATGGTTTTCTGGTGCCACAAACATGCCTCACCTTTACTTTGAGACAAGCGCTGTACTTATCACATTAATTCTTTTCGGAAAATATTTAGAAGCACGTGCTAAATCACAAACGACGAATGCATTAAGTGAATTACTTAACTTACAAGCAAAAGAGGCACGCCTAATTGATGATAATGGTATGGAGAAAATGGTACCGCTCAATCAAGTTAATGTAGATGATATCTTGTTAATTAAACCCGGTGAAAAGATACCTGTCGATGGTCAAATTATTAAGGGTGAAACTGCTATTGATGAATCAATGCTAACAGGTGAATCCATGCCAGTTGATAAACACGTTGATGATGTAGTAATAGGCTCAACTATGAATACGAATGGTGTTATTACAATTATGGCAACTAAAGTTGGCAAAGATACTGCCCTATCCAATATTATTAAAGTGGTTGAGGAAGCTCAAAGTTCTAAAGCACCTATCCAACGTTTAGCTGATATTATATCAGGTTATTTCGTTCCAATTGTTATTGCGATTGCTTTACTGACATTCTTAATTTGGATTACACTTGTACATCCTGGTCAATTTGAAGATGCACTTGTTGCTGCGATATCAGTTCTAGTGATTGCTTGTCCATGTGCACTTGGTTTAGCTACACCAACTTCAATAATGGTTGGAACTGGTCGCGCTGCTGAAAATGGTATTTTGTTTAAAGGTGGCGAATATGTCGAACGTACAAATCAAGTTGATACAGTTGTGTTTGACAAGACAGGAACACTTACACACGGCAAACCAGAAGTAACTTATTTTGAAGGTGACAAAGATACCTTAACTTTAGTTGCTTCAGCTGAAAATAACTCTGAACACCCACTTGCTACTGCAATTGTTAACTACGCCAAACAACACAAAGTTAACTTGGTAAATGTCACAAATTATCAAACATTACCAGGTCACGGAATACAAGCCATTATAGATGATTCTATGTTATTTGTAGGTAATCAAAAGTTAATGTTAGATCATCAAATCAATATACAAAGCATTAAACAGAAGATGAAACAGATGGAAGCCGAGGGACACACTGTTATGCTAATAGCTTATGATGGCGAACTAAGAGGTATGATTGCTGTAGCTGACACTGTTAAAGCATCTGCTAAAGAAGCTATCCAACAATTATCATCTATGAATATCAGAACGGTCATGCTAACTGGTGATAATGAACGAACTGCAAAAGCTATTGCTAAAGAAGTCGGCATTGATCAAGTCATTGCCGGCGTCCTACCTGAAGATAAAGCACATCATATAACTCAATTACAAGAACAGAAACATAATGTCGCTATGGTCGGTGACGGTATCAATGATGCGCCTGCCCTCGTCAAAGCAGATATTGGCATTGCAATGGGAACGGGCACTGAAGTAGCAATAGAAGCTGCAGATATCACCATTCTTGGCGGAGATATCCAATTAGTTCCTAAGGCCATTCATGCAAGTCATAAAACAATTCGCAATATTAAACAGAACTTATTCTGGGCATTTGGATACAACATTGCAGGCATCCCTATTGCGGCAATGGGATTACTTGCCCCTTGGATAGCTGGTGCTGCGATGGCCTTAAGTTCAGTTAGTGTAGTAAGTAATGCCTTAAGACTAAAACGAATGAAATTATAA